A genomic stretch from Marinobacter fonticola includes:
- a CDS encoding DUF4123 domain-containing protein, protein MMPKLNSKTVFVIIEGHPKRPILPVLYDLESQPHWRYLFADTEWGPYQSESPLLIQTDAGSPFLQRVMDDMQSPNGWLGLILESTEDFDTVLSWAQQRLTVALAPPRTGLLRYYDPLIWHALCTAGGRIGETIQHGHYWLDDGDAGCWHTSAKPEPVAEPATSGLSPEQYQALASLASRTNSGQVTS, encoded by the coding sequence ATGATGCCCAAGCTGAACAGCAAGACTGTATTCGTCATTATCGAGGGCCATCCGAAGCGGCCCATTCTGCCGGTCCTGTATGACCTTGAGTCGCAGCCCCATTGGCGGTACCTGTTTGCTGATACGGAGTGGGGCCCCTACCAATCGGAAAGCCCTTTATTGATACAGACTGACGCCGGCTCCCCTTTTTTGCAGCGCGTGATGGATGACATGCAAAGCCCGAATGGCTGGCTTGGTCTGATTCTCGAGTCGACTGAAGATTTCGATACCGTACTGTCTTGGGCCCAACAACGACTGACGGTCGCCTTAGCCCCACCTCGAACCGGACTGCTGCGCTACTACGATCCGCTGATCTGGCACGCACTCTGTACGGCCGGAGGAAGAATTGGGGAGACCATCCAGCACGGGCATTACTGGCTGGACGACGGGGATGCGGGCTGCTGGCACACCAGTGCGAAGCCCGAGCCTGTCGCGGAGCCCGCAACATCGGGTTTGAGTCCTGAGCAGTATCAAGCCCTCGCATCTCTCGCGAGCCGAACGAACAGCGGCCAGGTAACGAGTTAG
- a CDS encoding type VI secretion system Vgr family protein: MPQPTGLQFTARLGSLPDDTFAVVDFELTEQLSQPFVLKLNLASRFADLAVADVLDQGAELVIWQDGQAVRTVQGVVCAFSRGDTGHRRTRYWVAVQPALWRLGLMHNSRIFQQQTPETILGTLLDERGLVDKRFNLKRTPTEREYCVQHRETDLDFLNRLAAEEGWHYRFDHDTAGQPLVMADHHRDAPELPEVGYNAMAGGSHKVPCIFTFQYTETVSVAGVSLKDYTFKNPAYALMHQAHAADSEANQRTDYEHYDYPGRFKADAAGQPFTESRLDSLRRNASVGKGESNRADFTAGAKFTLDGHTQPTLNRDWLITAVKHEGKQPQALEEEGGSGATTYSNDFWTVPGDRTWRPPITDKENPRPRMDGPQMALVTGPEGEEIHCDEHGRVKVRFPWDRYSQNNEHSSAWLRVSQGWAGGSYGFMAIPRIGHEVIVSFLDGDPDQPIITGRTYHATNTPPYALPAHKTRTTIKTQTHKGEGSNELRFEDEADQEQIYVHAQKDLDLLTENDRTEVIHHNSHLTVDNDRYSHIKANNHSTVDGEKREKVGKDHSFDVTGTLHIKAGSAWLSESRQELHIKAGQKTVIEAGTELTLKAGGSFVKIDPSGVALSGAAINLNAGGSAGSGSGQAVKVPAVPQTLAAHKGEKVEPEVLAEVGQRAAAKPVVLHRLKQGRIQRSVLVEQCQEQPDGTCPLSDCPCGKSSIA, from the coding sequence ATGCCCCAGCCTACCGGCCTGCAGTTTACGGCCCGCCTTGGTAGCTTGCCCGACGACACCTTCGCGGTGGTGGATTTCGAGCTGACCGAGCAGCTTTCGCAGCCCTTTGTCCTTAAATTGAATCTGGCCAGTCGCTTTGCCGACCTGGCGGTGGCCGATGTGCTGGATCAGGGCGCGGAGCTGGTGATCTGGCAGGACGGCCAGGCGGTGCGCACGGTGCAGGGGGTGGTCTGTGCCTTCAGCCGGGGTGATACTGGCCACCGGCGCACCCGCTACTGGGTGGCCGTCCAACCCGCCCTGTGGCGATTAGGATTAATGCACAACAGCCGCATCTTCCAGCAGCAAACCCCGGAGACGATTCTGGGCACCTTGCTGGACGAGCGGGGGCTGGTGGATAAGCGCTTTAATCTCAAGCGCACTCCTACCGAACGGGAATACTGCGTCCAGCACCGGGAGACCGATCTCGACTTTCTCAACCGGCTCGCTGCCGAGGAAGGCTGGCACTACCGCTTTGATCATGACACGGCGGGTCAGCCGTTGGTGATGGCCGATCATCACCGGGATGCGCCGGAACTGCCCGAGGTGGGTTACAACGCCATGGCCGGGGGCAGCCACAAGGTTCCCTGTATCTTCACGTTCCAGTATACCGAGACCGTCTCGGTGGCCGGTGTATCGTTGAAGGACTACACCTTCAAGAACCCCGCCTACGCGCTGATGCATCAGGCCCATGCCGCCGATAGCGAAGCGAACCAGCGGACCGACTACGAACACTACGATTATCCGGGCCGGTTCAAGGCCGATGCGGCGGGGCAGCCGTTTACCGAATCACGGCTCGACAGCCTGCGCAGAAACGCCAGCGTCGGAAAAGGGGAAAGCAACCGGGCGGACTTTACCGCTGGGGCGAAGTTCACGCTGGACGGCCATACCCAACCAACGCTCAACCGGGACTGGCTGATCACCGCCGTCAAGCACGAAGGCAAACAACCCCAGGCGCTGGAAGAGGAAGGCGGTAGCGGGGCCACCACTTACAGCAATGACTTCTGGACCGTGCCCGGGGATAGAACCTGGCGGCCCCCGATAACGGATAAAGAGAACCCCCGCCCGCGCATGGACGGCCCGCAGATGGCCCTCGTCACCGGCCCCGAGGGTGAAGAGATCCACTGCGACGAACATGGCAGAGTCAAAGTCCGATTTCCCTGGGACCGCTACTCACAAAACAACGAACACAGCAGTGCCTGGCTCAGAGTCTCCCAGGGCTGGGCCGGCGGCAGTTACGGGTTTATGGCCATCCCCAGAATTGGCCACGAAGTCATCGTCTCCTTCCTCGATGGCGATCCGGACCAGCCGATCATAACCGGGCGGACCTACCACGCCACCAACACCCCGCCCTACGCGCTACCGGCACATAAAACCCGCACGACAATAAAGACCCAGACCCACAAGGGCGAAGGCAGTAACGAACTGCGCTTCGAGGACGAAGCCGATCAGGAACAGATCTACGTTCACGCCCAAAAAGACCTGGACCTGCTGACCGAGAACGACCGCACTGAGGTCATTCACCACAACAGCCACCTCACGGTCGACAACGACCGCTACAGTCACATTAAGGCCAATAATCACAGCACGGTCGATGGGGAAAAGCGGGAGAAGGTCGGCAAGGATCACAGCTTCGACGTCACCGGCACCCTCCACATTAAGGCCGGGTCTGCTTGGCTGAGTGAGTCGAGGCAGGAATTGCATATCAAGGCGGGTCAGAAAACCGTCATTGAAGCGGGTACGGAACTTACGCTTAAAGCAGGTGGCAGCTTCGTCAAGATCGACCCCAGTGGTGTGGCACTGAGTGGCGCGGCGATTAATCTCAACGCGGGTGGTTCGGCAGGGAGTGGTTCAGGGCAGGCGGTCAAGGTGCCTGCGGTGCCTCAGACTTTGGCCGCGCATAAGGGCGAGAAGGTCGAGCCCGAGGTCCTGGCCGAAGTCGGTCAACGCGCTGCAGCCAAGCCCGTGGTCTTGCATCGCCTGAAGCAGGGCCGAATTCAGCGTTCTGTTCTGGTTGAACAGTGCCAGGAGCAGCCCGATGGGACCTGCCCGTTGAGTGACTGCCCTTGTGGCAAGTCTTCAATAGCATAA
- a CDS encoding type VI secretion system PAAR protein: protein MGKKVVLLGDLGTDHEGFPPTLVIAASSTVLMDGKPVARQGDPLAMHSKPKHGPHPRAIAAGNPTILVEGKPIALTGDAVTCGGVVIGSGSGVGG from the coding sequence ATGGGTAAGAAAGTCGTTTTATTGGGCGATCTCGGAACCGATCACGAAGGTTTTCCGCCCACCCTCGTTATCGCTGCCAGCAGCACCGTGCTAATGGACGGCAAACCCGTTGCCCGCCAAGGCGACCCGCTGGCGATGCACTCCAAACCGAAACATGGCCCTCATCCCCGCGCCATCGCAGCCGGCAATCCCACGATCCTCGTTGAAGGCAAACCCATCGCGCTGACGGGCGATGCGGTGACCTGCGGTGGCGTGGTGATCGGCAGTGGTTCAGGCGTCGGCGGATAA
- the tssM gene encoding type VI secretion system membrane subunit TssM — protein sequence METIARKLLMIGRKVWPFIRTGGPIVLALGFGLLLAATWWLGPQWEWRGERPLASWQSRTLVTLGLVLMVAMIWGWMLSRRLKKVDKAQAAAKREEEDPILVYERRQTRLLNRSLAALRDNIPGRNRIYRLPWYLVMGLEGAGKSSLIQRSGQTFTLSNVTRNRQTERNPLGFEWWIGDEAVVIDPDGELLSQEAGENNGAALQERLWKHFIQWLEKNRPRRPLNGVILTVDLSRLSALGEAERRAQAVLLRTRLRELMEQLGSRLPVYVSFTKLDLLHGFSAFFRKLNKVEREQPLGFTFALESLQDPDQWLEQFDGAYNDLIEQISRRLPQILSDTRDPEERAAIYSFSRQLAGLMPVTQQFLTEMLAADAFSTPALVRGVYFTSVYQEGVPEDAFVSAAARQYGLAESIQPAQRGGQSVTYFSERLFPQIIYPEAGLAGDNVRVTRQRRRTLATAAVVAIAAGLGMTAGWQHYFIENAQAAQQVENRVRGFIDNWRPIGHELDPSGRNLLDPLDQLRDATLAFGDYREKLPLVADMGLYQGDKVGPEIERSYLNMLAYQFLPALMVGVMDEMNQVPEESAERLAHLRVLRMLYDASGRRTDIVDDYMTRYWQDQYPGQRTVQERLIKHLDYAMAYTDLADWQANGDRAADMALAPFQSSVQWAQRELGRVATPDRVYRELKSHSTRDLTSPLSLESTGGPAFDLVFTRIDADGRPLEDLPDVSQDPLRIPRMLTDDGMKSYFVRESESVTELALVDAWVLGRRDNVDFSRADEEELQAQLRDQYAEDYAHTWRQALAHLDIHRFHDLNHGVRVLENLTSGHEPLVQLLTTLRENTQLYPPQAEQDDAAREVLERSPSYRMAQDIEQQFAGLNALFRKEGEAQSQIEEVQNVVRSLHDYMRGIQESPDSGKAALAAARARLTLEGADPIFTLQRMARNQPAPLNRMLEKLANESWRVVLDQAVAQLERKWYDEVYQPFQQSLARNYPFNSGAGRDAALQDFERFFAPQGILDRFYQENLKLFLEDHPEHVLVSKRATLVRRDVMAALEKADQIRQAFFTRSGALDVEFALEPLSLSSNKRRSVVNVDGQLVEFSHGPRQSIPLIWPNTLRDSVESQVTLVPTEVNRSPRSEIARGPWAFFRLLDKADITGVSGSAIDVRFSLDGGDVRYRLHAAGNVNPFTQELLAGYQVPRSLY from the coding sequence ATGGAAACCATCGCACGCAAACTGCTCATGATCGGCAGGAAAGTCTGGCCGTTTATTCGTACCGGAGGGCCGATTGTACTGGCCCTGGGATTCGGTCTGCTACTGGCGGCCACTTGGTGGCTGGGGCCACAATGGGAATGGCGCGGTGAGCGCCCGCTGGCCAGCTGGCAGAGCCGCACTTTGGTCACGCTGGGACTGGTGCTGATGGTGGCGATGATCTGGGGCTGGATGCTATCCCGTCGCCTCAAGAAAGTGGATAAGGCCCAGGCCGCGGCCAAGCGTGAGGAAGAGGACCCTATCCTGGTCTACGAGCGCCGTCAGACTCGGCTACTCAACCGCAGTCTGGCCGCCCTGCGTGACAACATTCCCGGCCGCAATCGCATCTATCGCCTGCCGTGGTATCTGGTCATGGGCCTGGAAGGCGCTGGCAAATCCAGCCTGATCCAGCGTTCCGGCCAGACCTTTACCCTGAGCAATGTGACCCGCAACCGTCAGACCGAGCGCAACCCGCTGGGCTTCGAATGGTGGATTGGCGACGAGGCGGTGGTGATCGATCCGGACGGCGAACTGTTAAGCCAGGAAGCCGGTGAAAACAATGGCGCCGCGCTACAGGAGCGTCTGTGGAAGCACTTCATTCAGTGGCTGGAAAAGAACCGTCCGCGCCGTCCGCTGAATGGCGTGATCCTGACCGTCGATCTGTCGCGCCTGAGTGCCCTGGGCGAAGCCGAACGCCGCGCCCAGGCGGTACTGCTGCGCACGCGTCTGCGCGAATTGATGGAGCAACTGGGGTCGCGCCTGCCGGTCTATGTCAGCTTCACCAAGCTGGACCTGCTGCACGGTTTTTCCGCCTTTTTCCGCAAGCTCAATAAGGTCGAGCGCGAGCAGCCGCTGGGCTTTACCTTCGCCCTGGAATCCCTACAGGATCCGGATCAGTGGCTGGAACAGTTCGACGGTGCCTACAACGACCTGATCGAACAGATCAGCCGCCGCCTGCCGCAGATTCTCTCCGACACCCGCGATCCGGAAGAGCGGGCCGCGATCTACTCGTTCAGCCGTCAGCTGGCGGGCCTGATGCCGGTGACCCAGCAGTTCCTCACCGAAATGCTGGCCGCGGACGCTTTTTCGACGCCAGCCCTTGTACGGGGCGTCTACTTCACCTCCGTCTATCAGGAAGGCGTGCCGGAAGACGCCTTCGTTTCCGCTGCTGCACGCCAGTATGGCCTGGCCGAGTCCATCCAGCCTGCCCAGCGGGGCGGTCAGTCGGTGACCTACTTCAGCGAGCGACTGTTCCCACAAATCATCTATCCCGAGGCCGGCTTGGCGGGCGATAACGTCCGAGTCACCCGTCAACGTCGTCGTACCCTGGCAACGGCTGCGGTTGTGGCGATTGCCGCAGGTCTCGGTATGACGGCCGGCTGGCAGCACTACTTTATCGAAAACGCCCAAGCGGCCCAGCAGGTGGAAAACCGGGTCCGGGGCTTTATCGACAACTGGCGCCCAATCGGTCATGAGCTGGATCCGTCCGGCCGTAACCTGCTGGATCCGCTGGACCAGCTGCGCGATGCTACCCTTGCGTTCGGCGATTACCGCGAGAAGTTGCCGCTAGTCGCGGATATGGGCCTGTACCAGGGCGACAAGGTTGGCCCGGAAATCGAGAGATCCTACCTCAACATGCTGGCCTACCAGTTCCTGCCGGCGTTAATGGTGGGTGTGATGGATGAGATGAACCAGGTGCCGGAGGAAAGCGCCGAGCGCCTGGCGCACCTGCGTGTCCTACGCATGCTATACGATGCCAGCGGCCGCCGTACCGATATCGTCGATGACTATATGACACGCTATTGGCAGGACCAGTACCCCGGCCAGCGTACGGTGCAGGAGCGCCTGATCAAACACCTCGACTACGCCATGGCGTATACCGACCTCGCGGACTGGCAAGCGAATGGCGACCGCGCCGCCGATATGGCCCTGGCGCCGTTCCAGAGCAGCGTTCAATGGGCTCAACGCGAACTTGGCCGCGTCGCCACGCCGGACCGGGTCTATCGTGAACTCAAGTCCCATTCGACCCGCGACCTGACGTCGCCGCTCAGCCTGGAAAGTACCGGCGGACCGGCGTTCGACCTGGTATTCACACGGATCGATGCCGACGGTCGTCCGCTGGAGGATCTGCCGGACGTCAGTCAGGATCCGCTGCGTATTCCGCGCATGCTGACCGACGACGGCATGAAGAGTTATTTTGTGCGCGAATCCGAGTCCGTCACGGAGCTGGCGTTGGTGGACGCCTGGGTGCTTGGGCGCCGGGACAATGTCGATTTCAGCCGCGCCGACGAGGAAGAACTACAGGCGCAGCTGCGCGACCAGTATGCTGAAGACTATGCGCACACCTGGCGTCAGGCGCTGGCGCACCTGGACATCCACCGCTTCCACGACCTCAATCATGGCGTGCGCGTGCTGGAGAACCTGACCAGCGGTCATGAACCGCTTGTGCAACTGCTGACGACGCTGCGTGAGAACACTCAGCTCTATCCGCCGCAGGCCGAGCAGGATGACGCCGCACGTGAAGTTCTGGAGCGCTCACCGTCCTATCGCATGGCGCAGGATATCGAGCAGCAGTTTGCCGGCCTCAACGCTCTGTTCCGCAAGGAGGGCGAAGCGCAGTCGCAAATTGAGGAAGTCCAGAACGTGGTTCGCTCGCTGCACGATTACATGCGCGGCATCCAGGAATCGCCGGATTCCGGCAAGGCCGCCTTGGCCGCCGCCCGCGCCCGTTTGACCCTGGAAGGCGCGGACCCGATCTTCACCCTGCAGCGTATGGCTCGCAACCAGCCAGCGCCGTTAAACCGCATGCTGGAAAAGCTCGCCAACGAAAGCTGGCGGGTGGTGCTCGACCAAGCCGTGGCCCAGCTCGAACGCAAGTGGTACGACGAGGTTTACCAACCGTTCCAGCAGAGCCTGGCGCGTAACTATCCGTTCAATTCAGGTGCCGGACGCGATGCGGCCCTGCAGGATTTCGAACGCTTCTTCGCGCCCCAGGGCATTCTGGATCGTTTCTATCAGGAAAACCTCAAGCTGTTCCTGGAAGACCACCCGGAGCACGTGCTGGTCAGCAAGCGGGCGACGCTGGTTCGCCGGGATGTGATGGCTGCACTGGAGAAGGCCGATCAGATTCGCCAGGCGTTCTTCACCCGCAGTGGGGCGCTGGACGTGGAGTTTGCGCTGGAACCGCTGAGCCTGTCGTCCAACAAGCGCCGCAGTGTGGTGAATGTGGATGGCCAGTTGGTCGAATTCAGCCACGGCCCGCGCCAGAGTATTCCGCTGATTTGGCCCAATACTTTGCGTGACAGTGTCGAAAGCCAGGTCACCCTGGTGCCGACCGAAGTGAACCGCTCGCCCCGCAGCGAGATCGCCCGCGGTCCCTGGGCCTTCTTCCGCCTGCTGGACAAGGCGGACATCACCGGGGTAAGCGGCAGCGCCATCGATGTTCGATTCAGTCTCGACGGCGGCGACGTACGTTACCGGTTGCATGCGGCGGGCAACGTCAACCCGTTCACCCAGGAATTGCTGGCCGGTTATCAGGTTCCGCGGAGCCTATACTGA
- the tssA gene encoding type VI secretion system protein TssA, giving the protein MMQAVEEHPYVEQVVAPLAGDAPVGDALGDDPALEFLENEIMKIGSLAHTGIDWSKVEHEALRLLSDMSKDLKVLGFLLLALQRGGNGERFALSIHLLCEVMESWWVDAWPYPGVKGSRPRRLMFGQMMQRAAAEVDKISFDSAVGDGRSFCLKRLDKLAELAEAQSIPADGALDLKRTINNMPEVGQASGASEPKKAPQPTSRPAPVTEAASSAASASLGSLSLDPNNERATRQSLLKVADLLTELSPTSPLGYQLRRYAIWQAITTAPPARDGIRSDLAAVSTDRVSEYQDSLSRGGDMTLWGRIEQSLAVSPFWLEGHYLSAQAAEAVGQPKCAEAIRMALKEFIERLPTLADMTFSDGTPFLPKVVSEWLLTSGTGANGGSGSDWDAAYETAQDVLKQKGLAPAMQMLEDGLAEAREPRSQFYWRLMSADLLRDSGMKTLARQQVADLRDQTRNMTLEDWEPSLMAHLERLS; this is encoded by the coding sequence ATGATGCAAGCCGTTGAAGAACATCCATATGTGGAACAGGTCGTCGCCCCGCTGGCCGGGGACGCGCCGGTTGGTGACGCGCTGGGGGACGATCCCGCACTCGAGTTTCTCGAAAACGAGATCATGAAAATTGGCTCGCTGGCCCACACCGGCATCGACTGGTCCAAGGTCGAGCACGAGGCCTTGCGGTTATTGTCGGATATGTCCAAGGACCTCAAGGTGCTCGGCTTTCTGCTCCTGGCCCTCCAACGCGGGGGAAATGGCGAGCGCTTTGCCCTGTCCATCCACCTGCTGTGCGAGGTGATGGAGAGCTGGTGGGTCGATGCCTGGCCCTATCCGGGCGTCAAGGGTTCTCGGCCCCGGCGGTTGATGTTCGGCCAGATGATGCAGCGCGCCGCGGCGGAAGTGGACAAGATCAGCTTTGATAGCGCGGTCGGCGATGGCCGCAGCTTTTGCCTGAAACGGCTGGATAAGCTGGCCGAACTCGCCGAGGCGCAGTCAATCCCGGCGGACGGCGCTCTCGACCTCAAGCGTACGATCAACAACATGCCGGAAGTGGGTCAGGCCAGCGGAGCGTCTGAACCCAAAAAGGCGCCTCAACCCACTTCTCGACCGGCGCCAGTTACGGAAGCCGCATCATCTGCAGCGTCCGCTTCTCTGGGTAGCCTGAGCCTGGATCCGAACAACGAGCGCGCCACCCGTCAGAGTTTGTTGAAAGTGGCAGACCTGCTGACGGAACTGTCGCCTACCTCGCCGCTAGGCTACCAGCTGCGTCGCTACGCCATCTGGCAAGCCATTACCACGGCGCCGCCGGCACGGGATGGTATCCGCAGCGATCTGGCGGCGGTCAGTACCGATCGCGTGTCCGAATACCAGGACAGCCTCTCTCGTGGCGGCGACATGACACTTTGGGGGCGAATCGAGCAAAGCCTGGCGGTGAGTCCGTTCTGGCTCGAAGGCCACTATCTCAGCGCTCAGGCGGCAGAGGCCGTCGGTCAGCCCAAGTGCGCCGAAGCCATCCGGATGGCACTCAAGGAATTTATCGAGCGTTTGCCGACGTTGGCGGACATGACCTTCTCCGACGGTACGCCTTTCTTGCCCAAGGTGGTGAGTGAGTGGCTGCTTACCAGTGGCACTGGGGCTAACGGCGGTAGCGGCTCGGATTGGGACGCCGCCTATGAAACCGCTCAGGACGTGCTCAAACAGAAAGGCCTGGCGCCGGCTATGCAAATGCTGGAGGACGGTCTGGCCGAGGCCCGGGAGCCCCGCTCGCAGTTTTATTGGCGGCTCATGAGCGCCGATTTGCTGCGGGATAGCGGGATGAAGACGCTCGCGCGGCAGCAGGTAGCCGACCTGCGCGACCAGACACGAAACATGACACTGGAAGACTGGGAGCCGTCACTGATGGCTCACCTGGAACGGTTGAGCTGA
- the vasI gene encoding type VI secretion system-associated protein VasI: MKSIKHAIMMAGLSITLGGTVQAASINETLAAARQCTQETARLDRLACFDGVFETPVHAEADAKAAMPGRQPAEWLAAYAQESGRAPSDGALRGQGDAGEIVTLPALGAVPPRPLLTVRCDNNITHFALMLPRPTAAERVRLTLASAAAHQPQVWRVRDDGFVVSGGRGLPAIDTIKTLINTPKLTLTADESAVDGLVFDLAGLREGLMPLREQCGW, translated from the coding sequence ATGAAGTCGATCAAGCACGCGATCATGATGGCCGGCCTTTCGATCACGCTCGGCGGCACCGTTCAAGCGGCTAGCATCAACGAAACCCTGGCGGCGGCCCGGCAGTGCACCCAGGAAACCGCACGGCTGGATCGGCTGGCCTGCTTCGACGGGGTCTTCGAAACCCCGGTCCATGCCGAGGCAGACGCTAAAGCAGCCATGCCCGGTCGCCAACCCGCGGAATGGCTGGCCGCTTACGCCCAGGAATCCGGGCGAGCGCCGTCGGATGGGGCTTTACGCGGACAGGGCGACGCGGGGGAGATAGTGACTCTGCCAGCGTTGGGCGCCGTACCGCCCCGTCCGCTGCTGACGGTACGTTGCGACAACAATATTACCCATTTTGCACTGATGCTGCCCCGACCGACAGCGGCTGAGCGGGTCCGCCTGACCCTGGCCTCCGCGGCGGCACACCAGCCGCAAGTGTGGCGGGTTCGCGATGACGGTTTCGTCGTGAGCGGCGGCCGTGGCCTGCCTGCCATCGACACCATCAAGACACTGATCAATACGCCAAAACTCACGCTCACGGCCGACGAATCCGCCGTTGACGGGCTGGTTTTCGATCTGGCGGGTTTACGTGAAGGGCTGATGCCTCTACGTGAGCAATGCGGTTGGTAA
- a CDS encoding sigma-54 interaction domain-containing protein gives MGRMQMELHTGIELAVDLIRQPDRAALLACATAHMERLFGVSRGWLLELDPSGRALMCPRLDAGLRFECDDFSHPFAHVLREARPRSLSTTACARLEHAGLTALFEASRGADSIWIQPLMQDDKRTLGILVLCGQDPAWDTVVGQPLFEGLLALLIHHWGAHLDRDDRLWQQRMLSRSLSSMKDTETERQKNAMLAESLVGQAGCMNDLRAQIIRAAGSQLSVLVQGETGCGKDLVARGIHDFSERKDGPFVVVNCAAIPDSLLENELFGHTKGAFSGADAAKQGLLAQAHGGTLFLDEIGDMPMALQSKLLRVLETRQFRPLGAREETHSDFRLVAATHQPLQTRIQEGGFRRDLFYRLSQFPIRVLALRDRTEDLELLCRHFIHGFRAREGSGPLGISSHALEYLKHYGFPGNVRELRNVIEFACLQTPEREDIQVEDLRLDVMATPDMAVAESETGYVPQLGVPPMHEIADLRAASQAFEAAIISARLRQFGGNRAQAAESLGLPKRTLAHKCQKFNVAEAG, from the coding sequence ATGGGACGGATGCAGATGGAACTGCACACCGGCATTGAACTCGCGGTTGACTTGATTCGCCAGCCGGACCGGGCAGCCTTGCTGGCCTGTGCGACGGCACACATGGAGCGACTGTTCGGGGTTAGCCGCGGCTGGTTGCTGGAGCTGGACCCCAGCGGTCGCGCCCTGATGTGCCCGCGGCTGGATGCCGGATTGCGTTTCGAGTGCGACGATTTCTCGCATCCGTTTGCCCATGTCCTGCGCGAAGCCCGGCCGCGCTCGCTGTCGACCACGGCCTGCGCACGCCTGGAACATGCCGGTCTGACGGCCTTGTTCGAGGCCAGTCGCGGCGCGGATTCCATCTGGATCCAGCCGCTGATGCAGGACGACAAGCGCACTCTCGGTATCCTGGTGCTGTGCGGCCAGGATCCAGCCTGGGATACGGTGGTTGGCCAGCCCCTGTTCGAAGGCTTGTTAGCCCTCTTGATTCATCATTGGGGCGCACATCTCGACCGGGACGACCGCTTGTGGCAGCAACGAATGCTCAGCCGATCACTCAGTTCCATGAAGGACACCGAAACCGAACGCCAGAAGAACGCGATGCTGGCGGAATCCCTGGTCGGCCAGGCCGGCTGCATGAACGACCTGCGTGCCCAGATTATTCGCGCCGCCGGCAGCCAGCTGTCGGTGTTGGTGCAGGGTGAAACCGGTTGCGGCAAGGATCTGGTGGCCCGCGGCATTCATGATTTTTCCGAGCGCAAGGACGGCCCGTTTGTGGTGGTCAACTGTGCGGCGATTCCGGATAGCCTGCTCGAGAACGAACTTTTCGGCCACACCAAGGGCGCGTTCTCCGGCGCGGATGCAGCCAAACAGGGACTGCTCGCCCAGGCCCACGGTGGCACGCTGTTTCTCGACGAGATTGGCGATATGCCCATGGCACTGCAGTCCAAGCTGCTGCGGGTGTTGGAAACCCGGCAGTTCCGACCGCTTGGCGCCCGTGAAGAAACGCACTCGGACTTCCGGCTGGTGGCTGCAACCCATCAACCCCTGCAGACGCGTATTCAGGAAGGGGGGTTTCGCCGTGACCTGTTCTATCGACTGAGTCAGTTTCCCATTCGCGTATTGGCGTTGCGGGACCGGACTGAAGATCTCGAGCTACTGTGCCGGCACTTTATCCACGGATTTCGCGCGCGCGAGGGGAGCGGGCCACTGGGTATCAGTAGCCATGCGTTGGAGTATTTGAAGCACTACGGCTTTCCAGGCAACGTCCGTGAGCTGCGCAACGTGATCGAGTTTGCCTGCCTGCAGACACCGGAACGTGAAGATATTCAGGTCGAGGATTTGCGCCTGGACGTGATGGCCACTCCCGATATGGCGGTCGCCGAATCTGAAACCGGCTACGTTCCCCAGCTGGGAGTGCCGCCGATGCATGAGATTGCCGACCTGCGCGCGGCCTCCCAGGCCTTCGAAGCGGCGATTATCAGTGCCCGGCTGCGCCAATTCGGCGGCAATCGTGCCCAGGCTGCGGAGAGTTTGGGGCTGCCCAAGCGCACGCTGGCTCACAAGTGTCAGAAGTTCAACGTGGCGGAGGCAGGATGA